Genomic segment of Mucilaginibacter sabulilitoris:
AGCAAGTCATTTTTAATTTTGCTTCCTTGTTTATAATTATTCCAAATAATTTGGATTGTAAGAGTTTTGTCTTATTTTTGGCCATTATTTATAATTAGTCTAAATAAAATGATTAAAACTCAATACTCTCCTAACAAGGTATTTACCTTTCTCTCCCTCTTAATTTTAATCCTCTTTAGTTCAAATTTCGCTACGGCGCAGCAAACACGCGGCATTGTTAAAGGTCACGTTAAAATTTATAATGATGGCCCGGCCGAAAACGTTTCGGTTTCACTAAAGGGTACCAAGTATGGAACAATTACTGACGAAAATGGCGATTTTACCTTAAGGGTGCCACAGGGTAAATACACTCTTGTTATCAGTCACGTGAGTCAAAAGGCGCAGGAAGCACAGGTTGAAGTATTGGCAGGCCATCCGGCTGTAGTCAATTTTACATTGGCCGAAAGCGCGAATCAGTTAAATGAAGTAGCTATATCGGGTAAAAGGCAAAAATATAAAGTTGATGCCCCTTCAAATAGCTTGCGATTGGATGAGCCGTTATTACAGATTCCGCAAAATATTCAGGTAGTTACGTCACAGGTGTTGGCCGATCAGCAGGTGATTAGTATGAGTGATGGCTTGATACGTAACGTGAGTGGTGCAGTGAGATTAGAGCATTGGGGCGATATGTATACTAACATTACCATGCGCGGTTCGCAGATACAGGCATTCAGGAACGGCTTTAACGTAGTAAGTTCATACTGGGGCCCGCTTACCGAAGACATGAGCTTTGTTGATCATATTGAATTTGTAAAAGGTCCCGCAGGCTTCATGCTGTCAAACGGTGATCCAAGTGGGTTATACAACGTGGTTACCAAAAAGCCTACGGGCCAAACAAAAGGCGAAGTTAGCTTTACCACCGGCAGTTTCAATTTGAACCGCGCGACACTTGATCTTGATGGAAAGCTGAGCAAGGATGGAAAACTGTTGTACCGCTTAAACTTATCTGCACAAAACAAAAATTCATTCCGTCCTAATGAGTTTAATGATCGTTATGTAATTGCACCGGTGATTTCTTACCAGATTGATGATAAAACCAAGCTTACAGCTGAGTATGTTTATCAGAAGGCGCACATGTCTGACGTTGGTTCATACTACGTATTCAGTCCTAAAGGCTATGGCGTACTTCCACGTAACTTTACCCAGTTACCTGCTGGCCTGCCTCCAACTAATATTAATGATCATAGCTTTAGCTTAAACCTGCAGCACCAGTTAGCCGATAACTGGAAATTGACTGCGCAGGCGGCTCGTTACTACTCGACGCAATTGGGTACCTCTATGTGGGCCGACACTGTATTTGCCGATGGCAGGTATGTACGTAACGCTGGTATCTGGGAGGCAGAAAGCTCTATGTCATTAGCCCAGGTATTTATAAATGGTAAAGTAACTACCGGTAGCGTAGTTCATAAAATTTTAGGTGGGGTTGATATAGCAGACAAAAAATATGTTGCCGATTATGCTCAAACTAAATCGCTTGATACCAAAGAAACACCTTTTGATCCTTATGCAGATGGCATCCCTACGTTAAACAACCCTGCAAATGGTTACCCTACGTTTGATCGCTCCCTGAATTTAGAGGCACGCGCAGCTGCAGGATTTGGTTTAATCAACTCGCGCTATTCGAGCTTATATGTGCAGGACGAACTTGGCTTTTTTGATAACAGGGTTAGGGTAACCTTAGCAGGCCGTTATACATCTATACAAATGTCAGACTTTAACACGCCGGAAGAAGCTAAGCATTTCACCCCACGTTTTGGCCTGAGCGTATCTATAGACGATCAAACTTCGGTTTATGGTTTACGCGACCAGACATTTTTACCGCAGGCAGGCAGGGTTAGTGTTGGTAAATTACAGCCGTTAACT
This window contains:
- a CDS encoding TonB-dependent receptor, which produces MIKTQYSPNKVFTFLSLLILILFSSNFATAQQTRGIVKGHVKIYNDGPAENVSVSLKGTKYGTITDENGDFTLRVPQGKYTLVISHVSQKAQEAQVEVLAGHPAVVNFTLAESANQLNEVAISGKRQKYKVDAPSNSLRLDEPLLQIPQNIQVVTSQVLADQQVISMSDGLIRNVSGAVRLEHWGDMYTNITMRGSQIQAFRNGFNVVSSYWGPLTEDMSFVDHIEFVKGPAGFMLSNGDPSGLYNVVTKKPTGQTKGEVSFTTGSFNLNRATLDLDGKLSKDGKLLYRLNLSAQNKNSFRPNEFNDRYVIAPVISYQIDDKTKLTAEYVYQKAHMSDVGSYYVFSPKGYGVLPRNFTQLPAGLPPTNINDHSFSLNLQHQLADNWKLTAQAARYYSTQLGTSMWADTVFADGRYVRNAGIWEAESSMSLAQVFINGKVTTGSVVHKILGGVDIADKKYVADYAQTKSLDTKETPFDPYADGIPTLNNPANGYPTFDRSLNLEARAAAGFGLINSRYSSLYVQDELGFFDNRVRVTLAGRYTSIQMSDFNTPEEAKHFTPRFGLSVSIDDQTSVYGLRDQTFLPQAGRVSVGKLQPLTGTNTEFGIKKDWANGQWNTTLSVYRILRNNELTADPNAAPGSNLSIIFGQKKSQGLEFDLRGEILPGLALTANYAYTDSKVSKVNPDLAASPDNIIKVGDIVPGYAKHVANTWLSYKLGSGVLKGSGVSLGGTYLAGRQTDTWSVGLEKLPNYFKMDAGLFWEGAKMRITGNVFNVLDKYTYSGSYYSFLNAYYWQADAPRNYRLSIAYKF